In Anas acuta chromosome 5, bAnaAcu1.1, whole genome shotgun sequence, a single window of DNA contains:
- the ENTPD5 gene encoding nucleoside diphosphate phosphatase ENTPD5 translates to MTAHPCLTSSSGSGRMASSRLPVLLALVFSSFSFVHSHSNRVMWFQDLFPPNVCPINAKANTFYGIMFDAGSTGTRIHIYTFVQKSPESLPELEGEIFESVKPGLSAYADQPEKGAETVKRLLDMAIDAVPPHLWKKTPVVLKATAGLRLLSEEKAQALLLEVKEVFEESPFLVPEDSVSIMDGSYEGILAWITVNFLTGQLSGQNQHTVGTLDLGGASTQITFLPRFEETLKESPGDFLTSFEMFNSTYKLYTHSYLGFGLKAARLATLGALNMEAVDGQMFRSSCLPKQLEAEWHFGGVKYRYGGNKEGETGFKPCYLEVLKVVKGKLHQPDEIRASSFYAFSYYYDRAVDTNLIDYEQGGVLEVRDFERKAKEVCDNMERYNSASPFLCMDLTYITALLKEGFGFTDNTLLQLTKKVNNIETSWTLGATFHLLQSLGITY, encoded by the exons ATGACTGCTCATCCATGCTTGACTTCCTCAAGTGGATCTGGCAGGATGGCATCTTCCAGACTCCCCGTCCTTCTAGCactggtgttttcttctttttcctttgttcattCCCATTCAAACAGAGTCATGTGGTTCCAGGATCTCTTTCCACCTAATGTGTGCCCTATAAATGCAAAGGCCAACACTTTTTATGGCATAATGTTCGATGCAGGAAGCACTGGAACACGGATTCATATTTACACCTTTGTGCAGAAGAGCCCAG AAAGCCTGCCAGAGCTGGAAGGAGAAATCTTTGAGTCTGTGAAGCCAGGCCTTTCTGCCTATGCTGATCAGCCTGAAAAG GGTGCTGAAACTGTCAAAAGATTGCTGGACATGGCCATAGATGCTGTGCCTCCTCATCTCTGGAAGAAGACCCCGGTAGTGTTAAAAGCCACAGCTGGACTGCGTTTACTGTCAGAGGAGAAGGCTCAGGCTCTACTTTTAGAG gtGAAAGAAGTCTTTGAGGAATCACCATTTCTTGTTCCAGAAGACAGTGTTAGCATCATGGATGGGTCTTATGAAG GAATTTTAGCCTGGATCACTGTGAACTTTTTGACAG GGCAGCTGTCTGGCCAGAACCAGCACACTGTTGGGACCCTGGACTTGGGAGGAGCCTCAACACAAATCACATTTCTGCCACGATTCGAG GAAACTTTGAAGGAAAGCCCTGGGGATTTTCTTACctcatttgaaatgtttaataGCACCTACAAGCTCTATACCCACAG CTATTTGGGTTTTGGACTAAAAGCTGCCAGACTAGCAACTCTCGGAGCTTTGAATATGGAAG CTGTGGATGGACAAATGTTCCGCAGTTCTTGTTTGCCAAAGCAATTGGAAGCAGAGTGGCACTTTGGGGGAGTGAAGTACCGGTATGGTGGCAACAAAGAAG GAGAAACAGGATTCAAGCCTTGCTACTTAGAAGTACTTAAGGTTGTCAAAGGGAAACTGCACCAACCAGATGAGATTCGTGCAAGTTCCTTCTACGCTTTCTCCTACTACTATGATCGAGCAGTTGACACCAACCTAATTG ATTATGAACAGGGAGGTGTTCTGGAAGTGAgagattttgaaagaaaagccaaagaaG TATGTGATAACATGGAGAGGTACAACTCAGCAAGTCCTTTCCTCTGCATGGATCTCACGTACATCACTGCTTTAttaaaggaaggttttggatTTACGGACAACACACTCTTACAG TTAACAAAGAAAGTGAACAACATAGAGACAAGCTGGACTTTGGGTGCTACCTTTCACTTACTGCAATCTCTGGGGATAACGTATTGA
- the COQ6 gene encoding ubiquinone biosynthesis monooxygenase COQ6, mitochondrial — protein sequence MAAMAVAGGAAAAISTAMAAACGRALLAPLGRRRAPLRSFTAPPPPHPPLPPHGPAAPLYDVVVSGGGMVGSAMAAALGHDIHFHDKKIALLEASPRKEYGQLPEKFSNRVSSISPGSATLLSSFGAWDHVCSLRFKPFRRMQVWDACSEAIIVFEKDDLDDMGYIVENDVIMSALTKQLDAVADRVEVFYGSRAVGYTWPFPSHSCDTSPWVQIELADGRRLQTKLLIGADGHNSVVRKEAEIQNIEHRYDQSAVVATLHLSEATENNVAWQRFLPTGPIALLPLSDTASSLVWSTSHEHASELLTMDEESFVDSINSAFWSNVNHTDFIDTAGAMFRSAISFLKPSGTAVRQLPPSVAKVDPESRAMFPLGMGHATEYVQHRVALIGDAAHRVHPLAGQGVNLGFGDIACLTHHLSAAAFNGQDLGSLRHLLKFETERQRHNVSLIAAIDILKRLYSTSLAPLVLLRTWGLQATNALPPIKEQIMAFASK from the exons ATGGCCGCCATGGCGGTAgcgggcggggcggcggccgccATTTCCACAGCCATGGCGGCGGCCTGCGGCAGGGCCCTGCTGGCTCCGCTCGGCCGGCGGcgggccccgctccgctccttcaccgctcctcctcctcctcaccctcctcttcctcctcacggccccgccgcgccgctcTACGATGTGGTGGTGTCGGGCGGGGGCATGGTGGGCAGCGCCATGGCCGCCGCGCTGG GGCATGATATCCACTTCCATGACAAGAAAATCGCTTTGCTGGAGGCCAGTCCTAGGAAAGAATATGGTCAGTTGCCAGAGAAGTTCAGTAACAGGGTCAGTTCCATCTCCCCAGGGTCAGCGACCCTCCTAAGCA GTTTTGGTGCCTGGGATCATGTCTGCAGCCTGAGATTCAAACCGTTCCGGAGAATGCAG gtaTGGGATGCTTGTTCAGAGGCCATCATTGTTTTTGAGAAAGATGACTTAGATGACATGGGTTACATAGTGGAGAATGACGTCATTATGTCTGCTCTCACAAAACAGTTAGATGCAGTAGCAG ACCGGGTGGAGGTTTTCTACGGGAGCAGAGCAGTCGGGTATACCTGGCCCTTTCCCTCTCACAGCTGTGACACAAGCCCTTGGGTCCAAATTGAGTTAGCTGATGGACGCAGACTTCAGACCAAACTGCTG ATTGGTGCAGATGGCCATAACTCTGTAGTCCGGAAGGAGGCTGAAATTCAGAACATCGAGCATCGGTATGACCAGTCAGCGGTGGTGGCAACTCTTCATTTGTCTGAG GCCACAGAAAATAACGTAGCGTGGCAGAGGTTCCTTCCCACAGGGCCGATTGCGCTTCTTCCG CTGTCTGACACTGCCAGCTCTCTGGTTTGGTCTACATCTCATGAACACGCATCAGAACTTCTCACTATGGATGAGGAAAGTTTTGTGGATAGCATCAACTCTGCCTTT TGGAGCAACGTAAACCACACTGACTTCATTGACACTGCTGGGGCCATGTTTCGGTCTGCTATTTCATTCCTGAAACCCTCAGGGACTGCGGTCCGTCAGCTGCCCCCAAGTGTTGCTAAAGTAGACCCAGAGAGCCGAGCCATGTTCCCCCTTGGAATGGGGCATGCAACAGAGTATGTCCAGCACCGCGTGGCTCTCATTGG GGATGCAGCACACAGAGTCCACCCACTTGCAGGACAAGGCGTAAACCTGGGCTTTGGTGATATTGCATGCTTAACTCATCACCTCAGTGCAGCAGCCTTCAACGGGCAAGATCTGG GATCCTTAAGGCATCTCTTAAAGTTTGAGACAGAACGGCAGAGGCACAATGTCTCCTTGATAGCTGCTATTGATATATTGAAGAGGCTTTACTCCACGAGCCTGGCTCCCTTGGTGTTGCTGAGGACATGGGGATTGCAAGCAACAAATGCCCTGCCTCCCATCAAA GAGCAAATCATGGCTTTTGCCAGCAAGTGa